Below is a window of Impatiens glandulifera chromosome 2, dImpGla2.1, whole genome shotgun sequence DNA.
TCTAGCTGCTACCACTTCTAAAACTCCCCCACAAAGCAAAGGTCAATTGAAAGAAAAGCACAATGATGATAGCAAGAACAACCCTCCATCATATGTCATTGTCTAAGGTGCTAACCGAGATCCCACATCCATGTTTACCGAACCGGGGATTCAGGTTTACGTTAtaacttttttcaaaataaaatgtttatatattgtatGCATGCTATGAATGTTGactaaaaggaaaaaaaaaatggtgtcTAATGATTTGAAAGATGGGTGCTTCTTCACCATTATACACAAAAATCTGAAACAAGCGTTGAGCCTGAATTGGTTTCAGTTGGTAAAGCAGCAGAGCTCATTCGGGATGGCCATAAGTATTTGGATGTTAGGTAAATTTATGTAATCAAAGCAGagtaaagaaaattattattccAATAACAGTTGAGATTTCTGtttaaaaatgacatttttgttttgattgtttCAGGACTTGTGATGAATTCATTGCTGGACATGTTTCAGGGTCTATGAATGTTCCTTATATGTTCAGGAGTTGGACAGGTATATTTTCAAGATATGGAGAAGATAATGGCAATAATAAGCCTTTAAATGAGAGAAACCCAAATTcatataacatataaatttatgCAAAATAAAGACTAATAGAGAGGTATAACTAAGTAGAATCTAATCGACAAACTAACACAGTGAATTAACCCTGTTTTTATTTTACAGGAATGTCAAAAAACCCTAAGTTTGTAGAGGAGGTATCATCacagtttgagaagaaggataAAATCGTCATTGTATGTCCTTTTTCTCGAAGGAATCCTATTTACAGTACTCAAACAAATTCCAACATTCCTAATTTCAGTATGATTATTATTCAGGGTTGTCAAAGTGGGAGACGTTCAAATATGGCTGCAGCTGATCTTTTATCTGCTGTAAGTAAAGACTATCCCCTATTTTGAAGCAAGAAATGAAACTACAACATTCAAACTGCAATCTATCTAAAGTAGAATAAAACTACTTTGACTACATTGTTTTATATCCTTACATTTTCTTGGTGGCAGGGTTTTACCTCCATCACTGATATGGCTGGTGGCTATTCTGAGTGGATCAAATGTGATCTTCCTACAGAGAAATGAAATGAAACTGACAGAGATTATAATCAAATGAAAACACATAGGAAGACAATGAATTTGTTGTCATCCTTAATTGAATAAGAATCACTAGGCATTggagtttttttcttctttttccttgaTTCAATAATAAGAGCATAATGATACATGCTGCTTTAATGGTTTCTCTCTTCTTGATCAATAGACCACATATATGTATGATGAGTTTCTGTCTGAACCATTTCCAtcaattttagtatttaatactGTAAGATATAATATGAACAAAGCAAATGATCAAGATATTGATCCTTTTTTGTCATATATGAAGGAAAATGAAAGCTTTAGACCACTATACCAGACAAAAGAAGTGATATTCCCTCATGTTTTCCGGTTTAGGCCATGAAAGAAGCGATGCTTTCTCCTTTTAGAATGTCGTTGGAATTCCTTTGACGCGACGTAGGGGATAAAATGCACCTGGATATGAACAAATATCACCATTGACATTGACATTCAAATTAAACTATCTAAATGAAGATGAACATGTCAGTTTAGAGGATGCaaatttatgtttgtttggtgACAAATAGTCTTTTTCTGTTTCTTTGGATAATAGAAAACAATCACCTGAGCGTTGTTGCGAAGGCCGTGATCTTGCAAGGAGGAGCTGTCGTCAAGCATCTTAACGTTTTGACAAGAAAGACAGAAATTCTTCCATACATGTTTCCTGTAAATTCAGTTTGAATCTGGAaatcaaattctaattaattaaaagtggAGAAGAAAGGGGAAGGGGAGACAAACAAACAGACCAGGAAATTTGACGATGTCCCATGTTGGATTGCTCCCTCTCATTAACTTTCTTCTTAATAGCCAATTTCAGATCCTTGACATTCGCCGAATTATTAACTGCAACATCTGAATCAGAAATTAGATATCCAATTTAGAAGACAAGGAAAAGACTGCAGATGAACTTCCAATTGAAGGTTACCGAAGGAGGTGCTGTCCTTTTTAAGGACAGAGATTCGCATGGCGCTGCCGAGCTCCAAATTGATTAGGGTATCGACATCAGATAACGTCGGTTTCTTCGATACATCAGAGAGAATGGGATCATCGAGAAGTGCAGAGAGTGTAGAATAAAGCTTTGCCTTCTTCTTCACAGTCTCGCTATTGTACGCCGTCGCCTCTTCAGTAGTAACCGACGACGGATCCATCGGACTCGAGCTAGTGTTAAATGTTTAGTGGTGGTGATTGATGAATATGAATAGATGAAGATGCTTCAAACCAAGAAAATCATTATTGGATGAGTGTGCTAAAAATGTCATctcatttgtatttaaaattgtattattagaCTCTTTTTGGCATGGATCTTCATTAATTTATACAATTATATGTAGATGTGAAAAACTTTGCTAAATATATATgccaaataaactaaaaaaaaatgtaatctatatatataatgatgcttaatttttaaagtgtccaaattgccgggtcgagagctgtggttaatttggatatatgtgagagtaaatggatatttgggtcgtattgtgggttgacccgcccaaaaacttaaaacggtacaaccttttaaccaactaggctaataacattttatattttaaattcaactcaaaatttgataaacgcgtgacattttaataatataagttcaatttttttatctaactaatctctatatatataatgatgcttaatttttaaagtgtccgaattgccgggtcgagagctgtggttaatagatatatgtgagagtaaatggatacttgggtcggattgtgggttgacccgcccataaacttaaaacggttaaaaataaaataaaaaaatgctataagtatggttcgaacttgcaacctaacaaaaacaaataaaaccttttaaccaactaggctaataacactttatattttaaattcaacccaaaatttgataagcgcgtgacattttaacaatataagtcaactttttaactaactaatctatatatataatgatgcttaattttaaagtgtccagattgccgggtcgagagctgtggttaatttggatatatgtgagagtaaatggatatttgggtcggattgtgggttgacccgcccataaaaattttaccgtaatattttattcacggatttttatattattactcgtgcaaatgcacgggatacatattaattagtaataagacATTTAATGGTCATTAATATATTGCAATTTAAGATTATTTGTTATACCATTcttcacaaattttatttttatagaattgGCTACTACCAAACAGTAGATTTAATTGTCTGAAACTTGTCAAATCTCATGTTATCTATTTTACAGTATCtctattgtttttatattatcgTAATTTTTAAGTCAAAGGTATGAAAATTGTTCACTATATTGGGAGCTTAGAAATGGAGAATATCACGCTAAAGTGGGATTGGAGAGATTCTTAGAGCAAAGGAAGTTTGAGAAATTTCTTGAGAGATAATGAGTATGAAGATTATGTCTTATACTTGACAAAAGACAAAAGAACAATTTTTCGATCACTTACAACTTTGTTTGGAGTTGAAGGTTGAAAAGAGAGAAATCAAACATGTTTGGTTCGACATTGAGAAGATGAATCAAGTTGTGATTTAATCATAAGGAAACAAATCGTGATCTAATGTTGCGAAAATCGAACATGTTGATTAATATTGAGAAGAGGAATCGAGCTAAGGTTTGATCACATAAAATGAAATTAGGTTACGGTTTTGTTTTTACGTTGAGAAACAAATTGTGACATAatgttgaagaagaaatatCGAACGAGTAAAGTTCGAAGTGAAAGGTCGAACGAGTGAATTTGATCGTAAAAATGAGAGATTGAACGAGTGAAGTTTGATcgtttaagaaaaaaagaacaaGTGAAATTTTATCGACGAAAGATTTATACAAGTGAAATTGAtcgagagaaaaaaaaagtgaagaCGAACCAGAGTTCAATTGTTAAAAGGGGAGCTATGTCACAAGTTGCTACTTGTTTGgtaataatgaaatttatattaagttatgtaattctaattattattattgataaactatttaagattaagaaaaagagaaagagatagTGGTCTTGTTTTCTAAAAATAGGAAGGTAAAAGGTACGTATGGACAAATTTAACAAGAGTTGAGGTGGGCTTAACCCAgccttaaaaaaaacaaaattaaaaaaaaaaattattatttattttgttaaaattcaaaaatatatattatatataatatataaaattaaattaaaaatctataTTCTTCTAAAGTATattaggtatatatatttcaattcttttatatattctaattctttcataatattattattaattttctttttaattttctctATAACTCGTTTgcaacaaacatatttttaaagagttaaattcttttttttttaattttttttcttttatttcttatgtctttaattgatataatcgttaatttaattatatatatatatatatatatcatattaataattgattttatgtaTGTTcgatttaatgtaaaatttagaGAATTTATCATGTAtgtattacttttattttcttatatttttttcataattttactCTAAATTTTTAACtgttcatttaaatatttatattaaatttttaatgttttttaccttacattttaattttttaataaaatatttaatcttcaaaattgtatataagtatataaaaaaattaaacatgaatccgctgaaaaaaataattgaaagacGACTCTGTATGACTCCGTAGTAATTTAGTACATCAAA
It encodes the following:
- the LOC124924178 gene encoding thiosulfate sulfurtransferase 16, chloroplastic-like yields the protein MKGLTRRTEYEGTWIIQMLDSLYARWVLLHHYTQKSETSVEPELVSVGKAAELIRDGHKYLDVRTCDEFIAGHVSGSMNVPYMFRSWTGMSKNPKFVEEVSSQFEKKDKIVIVCPFSRRNPIYSTQTNSNIPNFSMIIIQGCQSGRRSNMAAADLLSAGFTSITDMAGGYSEWIKCDLPTEK
- the LOC124926750 gene encoding U11/U12 small nuclear ribonucleoprotein 25 kDa protein-like isoform X2; its protein translation is MDPSSVTTEEATAYNSETVKKKAKLYSTLSALLDDPILSDVSKKPTLSDVDTLINLELGSAMRISVLKKDSTSFVNNSANVKDLKLAIKKKVNEREQSNMGHRQISWKHVWKNFCLSCQNVKMLDDSSSLQDHGLRNNAQVHFIPYVASKEFQRHSKRRKHRFFHGLNRKT
- the LOC124926750 gene encoding U11/U12 small nuclear ribonucleoprotein 25 kDa protein-like isoform X1, with product MDPSSVTTEEATAYNSETVKKKAKLYSTLSALLDDPILSDVSKKPTLSDVDTLINLELGSAMRISVLKKDSTSFDVAVNNSANVKDLKLAIKKKVNEREQSNMGHRQISWKHVWKNFCLSCQNVKMLDDSSSLQDHGLRNNAQVHFIPYVASKEFQRHSKRRKHRFFHGLNRKT